DNA from Kitasatospora herbaricolor:
TCCCCGGCGCGGTCGGTGTACCTGATCATGAGCGGCCGCCGGTGGCGCACCGCGTCGGCGACGGTGAGCAGGACCTCGGCGTCCGGCTCCACGCCCTCCCCCGGCGGGGTGGTGAAGGCGAGGGACTCCAGCACGGTGTCGAGCCGGCGGGCCAGCCGTTGCGGCAGCACCCGGCGAATCTTCGCCGCCGCCGTCCCGCTCGCCGTGTCCGAGGCCGTCACCAGCCCCGCCCGGCGGCCGGCGGCCAGGCCGAGCAGCACCGCGAGCGCCTCCTCGTCGCTCAGCATGAGCGGCGGCAACCGGTAGCCGGGGCCGATCCGGTACCCGCCGTAGCGGCCGCGCACCGTTTCCACCGGGACGTCGAGGTCCAGCAACTGGCCCACGTAGCGGCGCACCGTCCGCCCGTCGACGCCGAGCCGGTCGGCGAGTTCGGCCACCGTCCGGACACCGCCCGACTGCAGCAGGTCCAGGAGGGTCAGCACACGCCCGGCAGGTCGAGACATACCCGGAGCCTAACGGCAATACCGGACCGAATCCGTCCGCTATCCGTCCTAGCCTGCGAGGGACAGCCACTGCGCCCACCTGGGAGAACACCATGGACTTCGTTTCGATCCGCATCATCACCGGCGACGTCGCGCGCCTCGTCGCCTTCTACGAGAAGGCCACCGGCGTGCCGGCGAGCTGGGCCACCGAGGACTTCGCCGAAGTCCGGACGCCCGGCGCATCCCTGGCCGTCGCCGGCACCCGTACCGTCCCCCTCTTCGCGCCCGGCTCCGCCCGCCCGGCGGAGAACCACAGCGTGATCATCGAGTTCCTGGTCGACGACGTGGACGAGGTGTACGGGAACCTCGCGGGCTTCGTCGGCGACTTCGTCGCCGCGCCCACCACCCTGCCCTGGGGCAACCGGTCGCTGCTGCTGCGGGACCCCGACGGCAACCTGGTCAACTTCTTCACGCCGGTCACCCCGGCCGCACGGGCGAGGCTCGCCCGCTGACACCGGGCACGACCCCTCGCGCGGCGGGGTGCGGAGGGAGGGCGAACAGCACCGGCGCACGGCCCGCAACGCCCCCGCCCCCGCCGCCGGAGGGCGACGAGGGCGGGGGCGGGTGGGGCCGGCCGGTGCGGCCGGCCCCGCGGTCAGTGCGACCAGAACGGGTCGTCCACCTTGGGCAGCAGGTCCTGGTTGCCCTTGGCGTCGGTGGGCAGCGGGGTGCCGGGGCCGAACGGGTAGCGGGTCTGCGGGTCCTTGACCGCGCCGACCCCGGCCGAAAGGGTCACGTTGCCGGGGAACCCGATCTGGATGTGCACGCCCACGCCGTCCCCGGCCTGGGCGTCGATGGCCGGCATCCGGTCGTCGGAGTTGACGCTGGTGATGGTGTAGCCCTGGGCCTTCCAGTACCGCTCGACCAGGCCGAGCAGGGCGCCGTACTTGGCCTGTGAGACCTTGGTCATCACGTAGCGGTTCTTGGACAGGTGCGTGGTGCCGTCCGGGCGGTCGTTCATCCCTTCGGTGTTCTCGCTGCTGGTGTAGGCGTCGTCGCTGAACTGGACGGCCGGGACGATGGCCTTGGTGGTGCCGTCCAGCAGGGCGTCGA
Protein-coding regions in this window:
- a CDS encoding VOC family protein; the encoded protein is MDFVSIRIITGDVARLVAFYEKATGVPASWATEDFAEVRTPGASLAVAGTRTVPLFAPGSARPAENHSVIIEFLVDDVDEVYGNLAGFVGDFVAAPTTLPWGNRSLLLRDPDGNLVNFFTPVTPAARARLAR